The region TACAGCGATGCCAAAATCAGCCTGATGCTCGCAGACCTCGAACGCAGAGGTGTTGTGGAGAAGGTCAAAAAAGGCAGGGGTAACATTATTTTCCTGAAAGATTAGCAATGTTCCGGTATATTCTTGATGCAGTGTACAGCTCGTCGATGTACACAAACTCGCCGTCGGAATGAAGATTTTCGCCCCTGGGACCGAGATAAAACGCTGGAATGCCTCTATTTCTCACATGCCTTATGTCCCCAACTCCGAGAGTTACAACGGCCTTGGGAACCATTCCCTCCCGCCTGATCGCACCGCTTATCAGGTTTACAAGCTGTCTGTCAAGGTCGGGATTCACTCCGTCGAGCATGTAGCCAAAAGGCCTGAGAAATCCGGTTACGAAGAAGTCCGTGCCCTCATACTGAAATTCATCCCTAAGGCTGCTCACGTCTATCCAGGGAGCCACCCGGATGTCGGCATCAATCTCACAGCGATCGGGAACGACATTGCGCTTTATGCCGGCCCTCACAACAGACGGATTGAAAACCGCATCGCCGCTACCCCTGAACTCCACCTCAAGGCCGATTCTGGAAATTTCGTCAAAAAACTTTTTTCTATCTCCCCTGATTTTCTCGAATCGATCTACCGTTTCGGTTATGATTTCCGATGCTCTGTAAACCGCTCCTTTCTTAACATCGGCCATTGCAGTGTGTCCGCTCTCTCCGTGAACCACGATTTTCAGAGCAACAACCGCAGCCTGAGCTATGCCTATTCTGTCAGAGCCGAAAGGTTCGCCAATGATTACGAAGTCGGGCTCCTCGTGCTTCATCACCTCTCCCAAGCCAAGCTTCCCCCCAATCTCCTCATCAGCCGTGAAGGCCAGTTTTACCCCAGATTCGGGCTCATGATCCAGAAACGCAGAGATTATGGAGGCAACACATCCCTTCGCATCGCAGCTTCCCCGTCCGTAGACCCTTCCACCCTCAATGACGGGTTTTAAGAGCGAGTCATCTGAGGGGACGGTGTCCAGATGAGACGTGAACAGGAATTCTGGGTCTCCTTTGGATATCTCAACAACAATGTTGAGCTTTCCGTCCTTACCGTAAATCCTCGTGCTGTAACTCGAAAAAAGGTTTTGAAGGTACTCCACGGCCCCCTCCGTATTGCCGGGAGGGTTTCGCGTGTCAATCTCTATCAGATCCTTCAGAATCTCAACTGTGTCCATGCAGTAGTTTCTCGATATCCCTCTCTTTAACAGTTTCTATTTTTATGCCCGCCTCTCCCAGATTTCTCCGCATCCCCTCCCCGACATGGAGTGCATAGACTACCTCAACACCTTCCCCCACGAGAAGATTTACAAGCTCGTGTTTTCGCCTGTGTTTTTCATGTCTGCCTGCATGCTCTCTGTGAGGGTTTTCAGCCAGCTTTGCATTCTTTCCGTCAGTGATGTAAAAATACCTCGCCCTTCCGAAGTGTTCCGAAACAAGCGTTCCATCATCTGTCGGGATTGCGACCTTCATAGTGAATATATATTCAAAATGATTTTAAGTAGCTTTCGGAGTCTGGTGAGATAATTCCAAGCTGAGAAGTTGTGCCACTCAGTATCCCGCAAAATTGAAAAACGCAGGCCACACCTTATCCGGTGGATTCAGAGAGAAAGTACGTTCTGGCTCTGCTCGGAACAGTTGTCGTCTGGGCTGCCTCGTTCATCTTCGTCAAGATAAGTCTCGGGGAGATTGGTCCTTTCAACCTCGCACTCTACAGGTTCCTGATGGCGGCTCCGGTGCTGTACATAATTATGAAGCTCTCCGGCAAGATCGTCCCTGTCTCAAAGAGGGACCTTCCGGGACTGGTTTTTCTTGCTCTGACTGGAGTTACACTGCTTTACGCCGTGCAGTTTCTCGCTCTCGTTTACACCACCGCAACCAACTCGTCCATCCTGATCAACACGTCCGCAATATTTGTTTCCGTTCTCTCGTTCACTGTCGGCGAAAGACTCACGGGCAGAAAGTTCCTGGCTCTGATCCTCGCGTTTTCAGGCGTTGTGCTTACGGCATCAAAGGGCAATCTGGACTTCATTCATGCCGAAACTCTGAAAGGAGATCTGCTGATGATTTTCGACGGCTTTCTGTGGGCGCTGTACACCCTCGCCGGAAAAAGACTCCTTGAGAAATACAATCCGGAAACCCTCACTGTCTATGCCTTCGCCATCGGAGCGGTTCTGCTCCTCCCCTTTGCGTATGTGGAAGGCATGGCCAATCCAGTCGCATTTTCCACGATGACCTGGGTCTCCATTACCTTCCTGGCCCTGTTCTGCTCGGTTTTTGGCTATGTTGTGTGGTATTCCGCTCTCTCAGCCATGGAGGCGACGAAAGTTGCGGTTTTTGTATACCTGATACCTCTTTTTACAGCGGTGATGGCGTATTTCACCATTGGAGAAGATATCGGGCTGTTCACGGTTCTCGGTGGAATCCATATAGTCCTGGGAGTGTATCTTGTCGAGAGGTCTTAGTTTGATTGAGAAAGTAAAAAGAAAAGTTAGCCCTTAAGCTTCAACTTCATAAATTGTTTGAGCAATTCATCCATCTCCGGAAATGCCCTGATCTCCCCATTCTTTATTTTACCGTAAATTTCATTCAGAATCATCCTGTGTTGATTGACGTAAACTTTATACATGAAATCAATTACTGGCTGATAATTTTCCTTATCACCCTCCGCCACAGCATCCAGATACATCGCTCTATCCTCCAAGCCGAGATAGAGTGTTGGATAACCATTTCTCTCCAGCACGAAGTTCATCAACGCTCTCGCAACCCTGCCGTTACCGTCCACGAAAGGATGTATGGTTACGAACTTCGTGTGAAGCAGTACGGCAAGCTCGAATGGGTGCATTGATCGCCTGTTTTTTCTGTACCACTCCACAAGCTCCCTCATGAGTTCCGGAACCTCAAAAGCTGGTGGAGGCTCATGCTCAGCTTTCTCTATCAGAACCTGAATTTTCCTGTATTCTCCGGGAGATTCGAGCAAATTTTCCATGATTATGGAATGCATCTTTTTAATGAGTCTCTCGGATACGTCTCCCTCATATTCTTCCAAGAAATCTCTCAGTTTTCTGAAATTCAATATTTCATAGACCTCTCTGACAGACTTGCCAGCAGGAGTTATGTTGTGCTCAAGCAGCTCTTCAGCCTGCCTTAGAGTTATGGTGTTGCCCTCAATTGCCGTTGTTCCCTGCACATATCTTGCGAAGACAGATTGCTCATATCTCTTCATCTCGTCTGGATAGTGCTCTCCAAATAGCCTGTAGCTGTAGTGAAGTTCCTCTAAATTGAGTGCTTTGTCATCATCGAGATACGAACGCTTCTTTTTCAGCCAGAAGTCCGTGAAGATGTTTAACTTAGCTATCTGATATTCACCCAATTTTTTGATGAACTGTTCTGTGGTTGTTTTCTCCAATCTGCCAACGTATACGGTAACAGATAGGTATTTATCGTTAACCCTAACCTTATCTTTGATGTAAACATATTTGTGGCCCCTGATGATCTTAATCTCCAGTTTTGCCATGCTATGTAATTTGGCAAAACAGATTAAAAATTTTTGGAAATGGGATTAACCTCTTACAAGCTTTCAATCCATAGATGTTTTCGTGACAGCCCTCCTCCAGAGAATTTCGTCCAGATTTAGTGCTGCTTTTATCCCATAAGCATCCTGGTATGAACACCACTCGGAGAACCGCACCAATCTCCGTCGCATGGCTTTCACATACTTCCTGTCCCAGCTGGACATCCCAATCTGGAGAATAACGTTCTTGATGTCATCTTCCGTCCAGAAAACAGAAAAAGAGCAAGAGCCGCCGGCGGGATTCGAACCCGCGGCCTGGTGATTACGAGTCACCCGCTCTGACCAGCTGAGCTACGGCGGCACGCTCACATCTTGGAGCTTATTCTGCTGTTGCAGATCGCACAGTATATACCATCAGGGGTATTTAAAAAATACGCCTGATTGTTGCAGACAGGACATCTCATCTCCCCCATCATACTACGATATCACCGTACTTCCTGACATAATCCACGAGCCCACCCTCGTCCAGAATCCGTATCATGATTTCCGGAAGCGGTTTCGCCTGAATCTCAATGTCCTTTGTCAGGTTTCTGATAATACCTGTCGAGAGATCAACCTCAAGGTCATCCTCGGAGTCAATCTGGTCAGTATCGGCAATCAGCACAGGGAGGCCAACATTTATTGCATTGCGGTAAAATATTCTTGCAAAGGATTTGGCAATTACCGCCGAAATTCCGGCAATCTTGATTGCAAGAGGAGCGTGTTCCCTGCTGCTGCCCATCCCAAAATTCTTTCCGGCAACTATAAAATCTCCGGGCTTCATCTTCGATGGAAAATTAGGGTCAGCATCCTCCATAACGTGCTTGGCAAGCTCCGGCATGTTGCTCCTCAAATGATAGTACCGGCCGGGTGTGATGTGGTCAGTCGAAATATCATCTCCAAACTTCCAGGCTCGCCCTCTTAATTTCATTGACCCCACGTCATGGACGCTTTTTTTAAAGATTTTGATAAGTTCATTATGACTGTAATATCCCGAAATAATTTCACTCTTCAAACAACCACCTCCCGCTAAACTCGAACACCCTTTCGGCAGGCAACTTTCTCAGAAACGCCTGATAAGGAGTCTCAAGCTCATCAAAATTCAGGCTCATGTGAGGCTTCACGTGATTGTACCAGTAAACAAATTCCTCAACAGAATTAAACAAGCTTAGCTTCTGCTCCATCAGGCCAAAGAACCTCTCTATCTTCCCGTTGGTTTGAGGGTGGTTTACTCTGGCAACAATGTGCTTAACTCCATTCTCCTTCAGGAATTCTTTAAACCTGTGCTTAGCTTTCTCTCTGCTTTTTGCAGCAACAAATTGGGTTCCGTGATCGGTAAGAATTTCATCTGGAATGCCATATTCAGCGAATCCTTCTCTGAGTACCTTAATCGTGTTCTCTGTAGTTGCTGAATCAAAAACACCGTAGCAGGTTATGAAGCGAGAATCATCATCCATGAAGGCTATTATCCACTCTTCTCCAAGCCTTTTCCAGTCTCCCTGCCACAGACTCATGGAATGAGTTCTTTCAAATCGAACCCATTTCCTCCTCTTCTTCTTGTTCATGTTCCCCTCTACCAAACCGTGTTTGAGTAAAACTTTGTATATGGTGTTGTGAGGGATGTGGATATTGTAATCTCTTTCTATCAGCTTTTCCAGCAGTACCGGGCTGAGTCTATATTTGTTGTAGGTTTGCAGGATTACTTGTTCTGTCTCTTTGGGTATTAGCTTTGGTTCCCTTCCCGGTTGTTTTAATTCTGGTATCTTGCCTGTTTCTTCGTATTGCTTCTTGATCTGGTAAATTCTTCTTGGTGTTACTCTCATTACAGCCGCTATTTCTTTGACTGGAGTTCCCTTGTTGAGCTGCTTGATGATCCATTTGATTTTCTTGTTCGTTAGTTTTCTCACAAGAGTTGGGTTTAGGGTTGTGAAATAATTTTGGGATACTACAATAAGTTCATTATGACTATGTCAAATTTTAAATAATATGCCTGCGAAAAAAGGGAGGGTGGAATTCAATGTCTGCTACAATTGTCGTTGGTGGATTCTGGGGTGACGAAGGAAAGGGAAAGATAATAGCGCACATTGCACACTCCGATAAACCGAAAGTAATTGCAAGAGGTGGTGTAGGGCCAAATGCAGGGCATACAGTGGAATTCGATGGAAAGTCGTTCGGTATTCGAATGATCCCTTCCGGCTTCGTTTACGGTGATGCGAAGCTCCTGATCGGAGCTGGAGTTCTCGTCAATCCAGAAGTTTTTCTGAACGAGGTTAAAATGCTCAATGTGGAGGAGCGGGCAAGAATCGATTACAGGTGTGCAATCATCGAGCCAAAGCACATTGAAGCTGACAAAAGCTCGGAACACCTTGCAGGCAAAATAGGAAGCACGGGGAGCGGATGTGGGCCGGCAAACGCAGACAGAGTGATGAGGGTCGCCAGACTTGCAAAGGACGTTGTGGAGCTCCAGCCATTCCTTACCGACGTTCCCCTCGAGGTAAATGAGACGATTGACAGCGGAGAGTTCGTCCTGATAGAGGGTTCTCAGGGTTTTGCCCTAAGCCTTTACTACGGAACCTACCCATACGTAACATCCAAGGACGTTTCGGCATCGTCAATAGCCGCAGACGTTGGAGTCGGGCCAACGAAGATAGACGATGTGGTCGTCGTTTTCAAAACATTCCCTACAAGGGTCGGTTCAGGTCCATTCCCGACAGAGATGAGCCAGGAGGAGGCAGAAAGCCTCGGAATAGTGGAGTACGGGACAGTCACGGGCAGGAGGAGAAGGGTCGGATGGTGGGACCCGGAGCTTGCGAGATACTCGGCCATGATCAACGGAGCGACGCAGATTGCCATAACCGGAATTGACAGACTCGACAAGGAGTGCTATGGGGTGACCGAGTGGGGAAAACTGACACCAAAGGCAAAGGAGTTTGTTGAAAGAGTTGAGGATGACACGGGCGTTCCCGTTACACTCATTTCAACCGGCCCATCTCTCGAACAGATAATTGATCTGAGAGATGAAAGACTCTGATTGCCTTTTTTAATCCCCATTATTCAGCATCAAAAACTTAATATTTTGCGGTGTGAGAGGTGGAGCGTTATGAGGAGGAAACTTCTTGAAATTCTCGCATGCCCTGTTTGCAAAGGAGATCTTGACGTGGAAGTCGAGGAGGAGAACGAAGAAGAGATAGTGTGGGGACGATTGATCTGCAAGTCCTGTGGGGCTGAATATCCGATTGAGGATGGGATACCAAACATGCTTCCCCCTGAACTGAGGGAGACGGTATGAAGTTCATAGTGGTTACAGGAGGAGTGATGAGCGGCCTCGGAAAGGGCATCACAGCAGCGAGCATAGGCAGAATTCTCGTGGACATGGGTTACAGGGTCGTGCCGATAAAAATCGATCCGTACATAAACATCGATGCCGGGACCATGAACCCGTTCCAGCACGGCGAGGTTTACGTGCTTAAAGATGGAACAGAAGTCGATCTCGACCTCGGACACTACGAGCGGTTCATAGGAATGGAGCTTACCGGAAAACACAACATCACGACCGGAAAGATATACAGAAATGTGATCGAGAAGGAGAGAAAGGGCGAGTATCTCGGTCAGACTGTCCAGATCATACCTCACGTTACCGACGAGATCAAGCGGTGGATAAGGAGTGTTGCAGAAGAGAAAAACGCAGATATCTGTCTCATCGAGGTTGGCGGAACGGTTGGAGACATCGAGAGCATGCCGTTTCTTGAAGCAATAAGACAGATGCACAACGAAGAGAAAGAGGAGGATTTCCTGCTCGTCCATGTAACTCTCGTTCCGCTCGACAGCGGTGGCGAGCAGAAGACAAAGCCAACACAGCACAGCGTCAAGGAGCTGAGGAGCCTGGGACTCCATCCCGATGTTATCGTCGGAAGGTGCGAGGAGGAGCTGACCGAAAGCACCAAGAGAAAAATTTCGCTCTTCTGTGATGTTCCCGTCGAAGCGGTTGTAAGCGCGAAAAACGCAGACGACATTTATGAGGTTCCACTGCTTTTCAAACAGGAAAAGCTCGACAGATACATTGCCGAAAAACTGAGACTGAATCGGGCCAAAAGCGAGAATAGGTGGGAGGAGTTCGTTTCAAAACTTAAAAACGCCGGTGAAAACGTAACAATCGCCATTGTCGGCAAATACATGGATGTCAGAGATGCGTACATAAGCATAAGGGAGGCCCTCAAAATAGCCGGAGTTTACAGCGGCACGAAGGTCAGCTATCTCTGGATTGACAGTGAGGACTTCGAGGATTTTGAGGAGATTGAGATTGAGGCAGACGGAATACTTGTGCCGGGTGGATTCGGTTCAAGGGGTGTTGAGGGCAAAATAATGGCGATCAAATACGCCAGAGAAAACAACATACCGTTCCTCGGCATCTGTCTCGGATT is a window of Geoglobus acetivorans DNA encoding:
- a CDS encoding M20/M25/M40 family metallo-hydrolase, coding for MDTVEILKDLIEIDTRNPPGNTEGAVEYLQNLFSSYSTRIYGKDGKLNIVVEISKGDPEFLFTSHLDTVPSDDSLLKPVIEGGRVYGRGSCDAKGCVASIISAFLDHEPESGVKLAFTADEEIGGKLGLGEVMKHEEPDFVIIGEPFGSDRIGIAQAAVVALKIVVHGESGHTAMADVKKGAVYRASEIITETVDRFEKIRGDRKKFFDEISRIGLEVEFRGSGDAVFNPSVVRAGIKRNVVPDRCEIDADIRVAPWIDVSSLRDEFQYEGTDFFVTGFLRPFGYMLDGVNPDLDRQLVNLISGAIRREGMVPKAVVTLGVGDIRHVRNRGIPAFYLGPRGENLHSDGEFVYIDELYTASRIYRNIANLSGK
- a CDS encoding NifB/NifX family molybdenum-iron cluster-binding protein, whose amino-acid sequence is MKVAIPTDDGTLVSEHFGRARYFYITDGKNAKLAENPHREHAGRHEKHRRKHELVNLLVGEGVEVVYALHVGEGMRRNLGEAGIKIETVKERDIEKLLHGHS
- a CDS encoding EamA family transporter — protein: MDSERKYVLALLGTVVVWAASFIFVKISLGEIGPFNLALYRFLMAAPVLYIIMKLSGKIVPVSKRDLPGLVFLALTGVTLLYAVQFLALVYTTATNSSILINTSAIFVSVLSFTVGERLTGRKFLALILAFSGVVLTASKGNLDFIHAETLKGDLLMIFDGFLWALYTLAGKRLLEKYNPETLTVYAFAIGAVLLLPFAYVEGMANPVAFSTMTWVSITFLALFCSVFGYVVWYSALSAMEATKVAVFVYLIPLFTAVMAYFTIGEDIGLFTVLGGIHIVLGVYLVERS
- a CDS encoding Fic family protein; the protein is MAKLEIKIIRGHKYVYIKDKVRVNDKYLSVTVYVGRLEKTTTEQFIKKLGEYQIAKLNIFTDFWLKKKRSYLDDDKALNLEELHYSYRLFGEHYPDEMKRYEQSVFARYVQGTTAIEGNTITLRQAEELLEHNITPAGKSVREVYEILNFRKLRDFLEEYEGDVSERLIKKMHSIIMENLLESPGEYRKIQVLIEKAEHEPPPAFEVPELMRELVEWYRKNRRSMHPFELAVLLHTKFVTIHPFVDGNGRVARALMNFVLERNGYPTLYLGLEDRAMYLDAVAEGDKENYQPVIDFMYKVYVNQHRMILNEIYGKIKNGEIRAFPEMDELLKQFMKLKLKG
- a CDS encoding 3-isopropylmalate dehydratase small subunit → MKLRGRAWKFGDDISTDHITPGRYYHLRSNMPELAKHVMEDADPNFPSKMKPGDFIVAGKNFGMGSSREHAPLAIKIAGISAVIAKSFARIFYRNAINVGLPVLIADTDQIDSEDDLEVDLSTGIIRNLTKDIEIQAKPLPEIMIRILDEGGLVDYVRKYGDIVV
- a CDS encoding IS481 family transposase — protein: MRKLTNKKIKWIIKQLNKGTPVKEIAAVMRVTPRRIYQIKKQYEETGKIPELKQPGREPKLIPKETEQVILQTYNKYRLSPVLLEKLIERDYNIHIPHNTIYKVLLKHGLVEGNMNKKKRRKWVRFERTHSMSLWQGDWKRLGEEWIIAFMDDDSRFITCYGVFDSATTENTIKVLREGFAEYGIPDEILTDHGTQFVAAKSREKAKHRFKEFLKENGVKHIVARVNHPQTNGKIERFFGLMEQKLSLFNSVEEFVYWYNHVKPHMSLNFDELETPYQAFLRKLPAERVFEFSGRWLFEE
- a CDS encoding adenylosuccinate synthetase, producing MSATIVVGGFWGDEGKGKIIAHIAHSDKPKVIARGGVGPNAGHTVEFDGKSFGIRMIPSGFVYGDAKLLIGAGVLVNPEVFLNEVKMLNVEERARIDYRCAIIEPKHIEADKSSEHLAGKIGSTGSGCGPANADRVMRVARLAKDVVELQPFLTDVPLEVNETIDSGEFVLIEGSQGFALSLYYGTYPYVTSKDVSASSIAADVGVGPTKIDDVVVVFKTFPTRVGSGPFPTEMSQEEAESLGIVEYGTVTGRRRRVGWWDPELARYSAMINGATQIAITGIDRLDKECYGVTEWGKLTPKAKEFVERVEDDTGVPVTLISTGPSLEQIIDLRDERL
- a CDS encoding methytransferase partner Trm112, whose amino-acid sequence is MRRKLLEILACPVCKGDLDVEVEEENEEEIVWGRLICKSCGAEYPIEDGIPNMLPPELRETV
- the pyrG gene encoding glutamine hydrolyzing CTP synthase; the encoded protein is MKFIVVTGGVMSGLGKGITAASIGRILVDMGYRVVPIKIDPYINIDAGTMNPFQHGEVYVLKDGTEVDLDLGHYERFIGMELTGKHNITTGKIYRNVIEKERKGEYLGQTVQIIPHVTDEIKRWIRSVAEEKNADICLIEVGGTVGDIESMPFLEAIRQMHNEEKEEDFLLVHVTLVPLDSGGEQKTKPTQHSVKELRSLGLHPDVIVGRCEEELTESTKRKISLFCDVPVEAVVSAKNADDIYEVPLLFKQEKLDRYIAEKLRLNRAKSENRWEEFVSKLKNAGENVTIAIVGKYMDVRDAYISIREALKIAGVYSGTKVSYLWIDSEDFEDFEEIEIEADGILVPGGFGSRGVEGKIMAIKYARENNIPFLGICLGFQLSVIEFTRNVLGYDGANSTEFDENTPHPVIDLLPEQKEIDELGGTMRLGDIEITLKENTIAHSLYQTEKILERHRHRYEVNPEYIAELEKNGLVFSGYSDGGRRMEILEIPEKRFFLATQFHPEFKAKPFAPSPPFVGFVRAALEYRREMNG